A region of the Oenanthe melanoleuca isolate GR-GAL-2019-014 chromosome 14, OMel1.0, whole genome shotgun sequence genome:
CTCAGCACcatcaaaacacaaaattagAGGCAAAATCAGAGGCAGGAGAAAGCAGGGATCAGAGGCTTGTGGTGGGTGGGTCTCCATGGCACTGTTACAGGAGACCCAATTCCTACAGAGGGGAAATTCGTGTTTGCAATTCCCTCTCTGCTGAGGGGTGCTGATATTTATGAGGGTCAGGGACCACATTCTGCATCAATTTTACCCCTGGCAAATCTGGTTTCAGTCCAGCTCAAGGATTCCATTTAACTGGGGGGCTGATAAGCCAGAGCTGCATGAGGGAAAAGGAACCTGCCATATGATATTGTGGAGAGAGCTAACTTGGTTAGGCTATTAGAATAAATTTACATATGCAAACGCTGCTCCTCATGtttgcagtgtccctgtgcatgACTAAATAGGCAGCAGTTTTACTCcacaggagctgagctgttcGGGcatcctgcagagcctgtggaATTCCAGAGATCCCTCACAGGCAGCCCCCCAGGAAATCCCCACTCTGGGAATCCCAGAATCAATGAGTTGGGAAAAGCCCTCCTAGATCATCGAGTTCCACCTGTGACTGATCCCCACCCTGTcacccagagcactgagtggCACATCCAGGGGtgccctggacacctccagggtgtgactccaccacctccctgggcattCCAGTGTTTAATGACCCTTTTTGGGAGCACCTACCAGTTCTTGTAGAAGCGCCGCCGGCACTCGTCGCTGATGTGCTCAGCAAAAACAGTCTTGAAATTCCTCAAGCCCTTAGGTGTCTCGATGTAGCCCACGACCCCGACCACCACCATCGGGGGGGTCTCGATGATGGTCACAGcctccacctcctccctctTGGAGACCTCTGCAAGGCAGCAAAGGGAAGTGCAGCAAAGGGTTCTCTTTTGGGATCAGGTCGTTTCCTGGAGGATTCCCTCTGTCACAGAGAGTGCTAGGGGCAAGGTCATGTTCAATCTCAGCCAGTCccagccttcccagctcccaaacCACCACTCACCATCCCAGTGTGGAGAGCTCCAGGAACCCTCACATTCAGCCTGTGCTGAGGTGGCCTCTGACCATCCAAGATGTGGATGGCCAGGATTTAACCTAGGAGCCAGGACTTAACCTAGAAACCAGGATTTAACCTAGAActctgggctccagcagcccagcctttcccaaggagccttttccctcctttccctggtGCATGTGGCCATGCAGCCACGCCTTACTGAGCCCGGGCCGGTGCACCTCCCGCACAGTGTGGGTCATTCCAGCCTTGTAGCCCAGGAAAGCTGTCAGGTGGACTGGTTTGCTGGGGTCATCCTTGGGCCAGGCCTTGACCTTCCCTCGGTGCCGGCGGCTCCGTTTGTGGGGCAGGAAGCCCAGGTGGCCGTGCCTGGGAGCCGAGAACTTGCGGTGGGACTGCGGAGAGGAGAACAAAGGGAGGCTTCACTCGCAGCTCCCCGGGAAATGGGGTAAAGggaaacacaacaaaaacacagcaaaaatccCCCCTTTCAGATGGGAATGACACAGAGATTCTGGGCTCTTCACTGAGTTGTAGCAGGGCGGGATTTTGTTCAAGCTTCTGTCATGTTCGTGGAAAAATGGCACAGAATACTGGAATGGTTTGgagtgggaaggaccttaaagtCCTTAAACCCCAAACACCTTCTAcctccaagccccatccaacctggccttggacacttccagggatctAGGGgtagccacagcttctctggcaccctgtgctgggcttctccaccctcacagggcaaggatttcttcctaatacccaTTCTAAATCTactctctgtcagtgtgaaTTTACTAAACTTCTGGACAAATTATGCcacttaaataaaaaacttaACATGATCTCCCTCCTTTAGCTTCCTCTGAAGGACTTTGAAGGAGAAATACATTCTTTACTAGGTCTGTCCTTCTGTGCTCTTAATGataacaatttattttgtatCCTGTAGCACCAAAAAGGCCTGCTTGGAATTCCTGGGCTTTGTGTCATCAAGGCAAATGGCACAAAACAAGCACAGCCAAGGATCAGGAAAACAGGGGAAAGGATGCCCAAAGGAATGGGTAACAGGAACATGCACAGGCTCTAAAGGCACCTTGAAAGCCACAAGCAGCAAAGGGTTagtcctgcagccactgcagttGTAGGGCAGCTCAGATCAGtctcagctctcagctgtgcCTTGCACCAAGCTCATTTTCCAGCCTGAGTGGAGCTCTGAGGGTTCTGACCCCATTCCAGCGGCAccaccaggagcagagcccagccctgctcgcTGACCCTCGCCCAGCAGCGACTCCAGCAGAGCTGTACCAACCATGGGACGTCTTCAgcccggggcagcagcagagagaggctgTCAGGGAGTGCCTCCCCAGATTAATACTGAAGATGGGTATGGGTCTGAAGACACAAATTTAGCCGCTCGCTTCACCCGCTGCGATATTCATTTCATTCCTGGCAGGTTGGACACGACAGTTGTGGTGTGATAAAGGTCAATTGCTGCTGGCTCAGTTTACTCTTCTCCCTCCTGAATAACTCTGATGGGAATGGCAGGAATCAGGGCAGTTTCCTGAATTAGGGCAGTTTTCAGAAGGGCTACcccacacccagggctgtgaacACCTGCACCAGGTACCCCCAGCACAGACTGAAAATCTCTCTGTCAGCCCAGGCTTTGTGATTCTGACTGGAAAAGAGATCGAAACAATACATcttggaatcacagaacagtttggattggaagggactttcAAAATCATCCAGTCCTAACtggtgccatgggcagggacaccttccacaggTGAGAGCGGCCTTCAGCCCTGCATGTCCGGTGTGCAAggcccaggctctgctttgGGGCCCAGAAATGGCACCGAGGAACGGGCTGGGACTGATCCCAGGAGGTTCCACCTTGTCCCTGTGCAGTGACCGAGCACAGATCCCACAGAGAAGGTGGGGTCTCGCTCACCGGGGATATCCCAAAGCCATCTGCCCACAGTCCTGTGCCACGTGCTGTGGGATGGCCGTgatgagcagggacacactgTGGGTTCCTCCATCCCGACCCATCCCGGGGTTCTGGGATCCCCTCACGGAGGAGGGACGCTCGGACTACAACTCCCGGCGtgccccggggccgccgccaTGTTCGGCGCCCGGCCCCCTCAGGGGTCGCCGCCATATTCCCGTGCTCCCGCCCCCTCAGGGGTCGCCGCCATCTTTCTCCGCCGCCGCAGCGATGCCGGAGGATCATGACTGGGAGGCGTACAAGGTGCCACCGACCCGCACCCCTGTCTCCGAGAGGACCACGTCGGTGCCCAACCCCGTCAACTACTTCCAGACCGCCTTCAACTATGTCCTCGACACGCCCGTCACCTTAGTCCGAGGTACCGGCGGGACGAGACCGCTCCCCCCCGTCCCCACGTCCCCTTCCCCGTGGGAGTTGAGCAGCGACATGGGGacggggacaccgggatgggCACACTGGGGCACGGGGCAAAGGCGTGAGGGCACGGGCACCTGCACAGGCAAAGGGCACACGcaagggcacagggacactggctCTGATAGCAACAGCAcgggcagagggacagggacacgggacGTTGACAAGAACACAGCATGGACAAAGGGAAAGGACAGATACAGGAGACCCAATATGGACACAGTCAGACAtggacaggggacacacagtAGGACACAGCTTGGATGGTAGGgcagacacagggacatgggacacagACAAGAACACAGTATTGATACTGGGGCAGGGACATGAGACACAGCCTGGACcctgggacagacagagggacatCAGGACAAGGGACACAGCTCGGACACTAGGAGAGGTGCAGGGGATACAGGGACACAGTAACACAGCATGGACAGGACatggcacacagcacagagggacagacacacagctggGCATGGGCTGGACACAGGAAtggagcactgctgctgcctgggaaggTGACAccgggcagtgccagcacaggggctgtgctgccacttGGAGCTGGGTGTGTGaccaggctgtccctgcagagtGGATCGAGAAGTGGCAAAACAAGAACAAGTTCTACTACTACCACCAGAAGTTCCGCCGTGTGCCTGACATGAGCGAGTGCCTGGAGGGCGACTACCTGTGCTACTATGAGGCCGAGGCTCAGTGGAGGAGGGACAGGTATGGCTGCCCCTGGACTGTCCCCAGGCGAGGTcacagctgagcacacagctgtggCACCTGCAGCATTGTTGTGGGTGCTgaggcagcacctccagcccacCCCATTACACAtcagtgtcctgctgtccctgcagcacatATAAACATGGTGGCATTAGGGACCAGGATGCTGAAAATCCCAGAGCTGACATTGCACAGGGTGCCCCCACCCCTTGGTTCAGCTTTTCTGTCATCTCATGGCTGCTGTTGCATTCCTTGCCGTCTTTCCCCCAGGATGGTTGATCAGCAGATCGTGGAGATAATCCGGGAAAGGGCGGCTGCCTGCAAGCAGAGGGAAGGGCCCAACCAGTTCCAGAACTGTGCCAaggagatggagctgctggcacaggtcACCAAGGCCTACCAGGACAGATGTgagtgtggcagcagcacacaggaaaagGGTTCTAAACCCAGGGAAGGGGGGTCGTAGGGAACACAGGCTTGTGGGAGGCACTgctcatttcctttctttttcagacGGTGATCTGGGTTACCATGGCAATGCACGGACCTGCCTGATGAAGCAGAAGCACAGGATGATGGAGGAGAGGAAAgcacaggaagagcagcagagctgaaacaGCTCCTCCCTTCATGGTGCTGGTATCCAAGTGCATGTTGCTTCCTTGACCTCTGGAGGTGTTGCCTCCACAATAAATACACACCTGTACAGTTGGGATCTGTATTCATTCTTTGAAGAGCTCTGCAGGCCCTCAGCTCCATGCACTTGGGGCTGTCAGAATTTGGGTTTGCCCTCTGGACCTCTTCCTGTCCTCCTGAACCACCAGAACACTGAgtgtgcagctctgccctggctctgaACTCGCTGAGTAGAGATGATGTgcccaggctggacagagcttggagcagcattgtctagtggaaggtgtcccacGGCAGGAGCTGAACTGGATGAGCTTCCAGGCCCTTTGCAGCCCAACCCATTCCATGGTTTAACCCCCCTGCCCCAAGCATCAACCCTCATCACACCAAGCAATGATTCCTGGTTCTCTGATCACTTTATTCTCGTACAAAACCCGCTTAGGTggtggccacagcagctgcctgggtcCTCTGCACCGACACTCTCGTGTGGGTCTTGGCCAGATGATCAGTGAACTCCTGCAAAAATCATCAGCGATGGGTTATTCCTCAAACCCCTCTCACGGCTTCCTGAGCACCACTTCCCACCTCTGCTGTGCACTGGGCCTGGGGTAGCTCAACTTTACAGCTACCAAATCTTTGTGTCAtcagaaatctgaattttagtGGCAGGAAGGATAAGATTTGAGCTGCAAGTTACCAAAATGCTCTTACCTGGTAAGGAGACTTAGTGAAGACAGTCTCTTTCCAGAGGTCAGGAGTCAGGTAGCTGTAGGTTTTGGAGATGGCATCGAAGGTGGCTTTAGCTGCAGAGAGATGTCACACACTGCCTGTCACACTGCTGCAGAACCAGCCCACTGATCCGACACACAGCTCCAAAATAGCCCCCAGTTACAAAAATGTAGAATTTTAAAAGGACCAGGGAGACCATGGCAGGGCCTCTCTGATGAACCACCAAACTCAGGTTTCTGTCTCTCTCCATTTACGACAATTACACTACGGGACACAAGTGCAATCGCGCAGATTGGGAGATTGGGGAGCGTGGACAGCTGCAACCCCCACATTTCTGGGATTACCTCTGACACaacctgcactgccagcagaacCTGTGGCTTCTGCTTCACTGCTGGGGGCACAAACCTCAGTAAAACAGAGGTGCTGTGCCCCATCAGTGACAAAAGCGGCCGGAAGCTCCGTGCCAGCCCCAGACTCACCGAAGTTGCCGAGGGTGGCCGTGCAGCCCCGCGCTGACGTGTAGCAGTCATCGATGCCAGCCATCATCAGCAGCTTCTTGGGGACAGGGGCGGACACGATCCCGGtgccgcggggagccgggatCAGACGCACCAGCACGGAGCCACAGCGGCCGGTGAcctgcggggacacggcgggTCACAGCCCGAAcgcagccccagcagccccggggccaGCAGGGGGACACGCACCTTGCAGGGCACCGTGTGCGGCTTCCCGATCTTGTTGCCCCAGTAGCCGCGTCGCACGGGCACGATGGACAGCTTGGCCAGGATGATGGCCCCGCGGATGGCCGTGGCCACCTCCTTGGAGCActtcacccccagccccacgtGGCCGTTGTAGTCCCCGATGGCGACAAACGCCTGCAGGAAGAAGAGTTTTCACTGTTCCCTCTGTGGGGTGTGTTCAGCAGAACTCACACATCACCCCCAAACCTTACACACAGTTCCTGAAATCCAATTTTCCCCTCAGAGTTCATTCTTCAGTCACATTCAACTAAGATTAAAGCACTGGGATTCaattctctgctgcagcctcactCTGGTCAGACACCTCATGATTTCCCAACAGCATTCCCTCTTTATACCCAAAACTTCTGAAAACCCAACACTGCTGTGCAAGAATGACTGAATTTTGCAGTGTCACAAGATTTTGCTTGAAAGGAAGTTTACAAATCTTGCAGTTCAACTTTTGGGCCAGTGCTGCTTCAAGGAACATCTGCACACATCACTGACATTTTACAGTAATTTAACAAACTACTAACAGTCCTCAAAGCAAAGCGTTTATTTACTGGATGCGATGTAAAAGGGATTTGGAGTGATTAAAATGACACTAAAAATGCAGGAGAGAAGTTGTGAACAGAAGGATCCAGGAAAAGGGGATTACCTTGAACCTGGTACGCTGCCCAGCACGGGTCTGTTTCTGCACAGGCATAATCTTCAGCACCTCATCCTTCAGCGAGGAGCCCAGGAAGAAATCGATGATCTCCGACTCCTGCAAGAGTCAGGCACTGAGCACACAGAAATCATGGATTCcgggaatggtttgggttgacAGGGACTTCAAAGGTGAGATAATCCACTAtcccttccactatcccaggatgctccaagccccatccaacctggccttggacagtcccagggatccaggggcagccacagcttctctgggaatctgtgccagggcctcaccaccttTACAGGCAACAAatccttcccaatatcccatctgaCCGTatcccaagtccctctccagctctcctggagctctggaaaGGGCTCTGAGGTCTCCCCGGAAcgttcccttctccagctgaacaactcctgctctccctgcctggctccacCCCTTGAGAGCATCTCCCTGACCCATCACTTCCACGTCCACAGCAACTCACCTTGATGGGGAGCGAGAAAAGGTAAATCTCCTCAAGAGACTTGATCTTCATATCCTTGACCAGACGGCCGAGTTTGGTGACAGGAATCCACTGGCAGAGAAATCCACGGACAAGAGTCACCAGGTGCCAGCACCCGCCGGGACCCGACTCTGCTGCCCCATCCTCGGGGCCGGCAGCACCCTGTCCCCGAGTCGCCACTCACCTCCTTATCCTCGGCTTTACCTCCGCGGGCCCCGCGGCCTCTTCCGCGGCCTCTTCCGCGGCCAcggccgcggccccgcagcCCGGTCCCGAATCCACCGCGGAAGCCCCCGCGGGCCGCTCCCGCTCCTCCCGCAGCACCGGCGTCGTCCGCCATTTGCTGGAACAAAGCGGGACATCAGGCGGGCCGCGGCGGGCGCGGATGGCGCCGGATGGGCCGGGCCGCCCGGTGCCGCCACCGCGGCTCCCGCCATACTTACGTGATCTCTCAGCGTAGAAGGCCGCGCGACAGCGACACTCGGTATTTATACAGCGCGGGCATCTCGCGAGAGCAGTGTCCGCCCTGCGAGCTGAATGAGGAATACACCGCGGGCTGAAACGAACTATTTATGATAAATTATACAGAGTATggggcggcagcgcccggcagtgccagcccagtaAGCTGAATGATGAATACACCGCGGGCTGGAACGAGCGATTTATGATAAATTATACAGAGTGCGGGGCGGGCGCGACTCCCGGGATAAACGGGCGTGCACGGCCGGCGCCCTCAGAGCGCGTCGGGGCTGCGGTAGGTTTGGAGCTCTGGGTACATGAGTGGGCGGGAACTGCTGCATCTGCTTAATTCCGTGCGCTTTTAGCCTTTccaaagctctgctgggaagTGGTTATGGCGCTGCCCGGCCGGGTGGGTTGCAGGGAGCGTCCCGGGAAGGCGCTCCGGGGGCCGCGGTAGCGCCCGGCGCGGTCTGAAAATCATTCTGGGTCTGCTGTGGCCCCGGGTGAGATAACGGCGCCCATAGCATCGGGAACATTAAGCTTATTGCCCATGGCTGTGTGTGGGCAATGAAACCCATGTTCCCATAAGCCCCGTGCCGGGGGTACCGGGAGTGAGGGGTTCCAGGGGCTGTTTCTCAGAGCTTTGTTCTCCTGTACAGGTGCCGATCCCGGCCGCTGAgagccgcggccccgccggggctgggctggcacttCACGGCGATCCCTTCCCCGGAGGAGCTGTGAAGAGCACGGGGATGCCGTGATGGATGGCGACATGGGAGTCACAGCTAAAAATTACTCGTTTTGTACTTTGATGTGCAATAAAAGATTAAATGATTAAAAGATAAACAGTCTGTGGTCTTTCTAATTGCCAAAAGTCCCGCTTTACGCTATGGTGGGACCCGGCAGGTCCCTTCCttggggagggaggggcagTTTTGGTGGAGAACGCTCTGCACGCGTTGAAGATGCGGCGCAGGCGctgccccgggccgggctgccGCCGCTTTCATGGGCGAACGGGGAATTTCCACCCCGTGCTCTGGAGCCCGCGTGGCGCGGGGGACGCCCCTCGCTGACGTCACTGGAGAGGCCGGAAGTCTTCCCTCACTTCCCGGAAGTTGCACCGGAAGCACGTGGGCCGCAGCCATGGCGGATACGGacgcggccgccgccgctgccgtGCGCTTCAAGAGCAAGTGAGGGAGCGGCGGGACCGGGCTGGGGCTgcgagggctgggctgggccgggccgcGCGACCGGAGCCCCcgggccgccgccgctccgcttTAACGGGGCGTCTCCGTACAtctctttcctttccagctACGCCGCGACGCGAAAGATCGAGCCGTTCTACAAAGGAGGGCGGATCCAGGTAATCCTGGCTCTGGAGGGACATTTGGGATTGTCGTCCCTCCTGGCTCTAACGTTGCTGTTCCCCATCCCTTTTCTCCAGATAAGCCGGGATGGGAAGTTCATGTTCTGCCCCTGTGGGAGCAAAGTCAACGTCATCGATGTGGAAACGGGAGCTGTcctgcacagcctccagcaGGTGACGGGGATCGGCCTCTCCTGAGTGTTTTCCGAGGCTCCCGGAGGGTTTTCTCACTGTGGGTGTGAAGCTCACGGGAGTGAGGAGCGCAGGGAGGGTGGGAACGGACCCAAACACAGATTTTGGGCGGTTCCTGAGCTGTGCTTGGTGTCATCAGAGCCGCGTGGAGAAGGGAGCTCTCAGATCTCTCCAGGGATGCTTTAACTGTGGGATTTCCCTTCTGTATTCccaggatgaggaagaggatgtCACAGCATTTGTGCTCAGCCCTGATGATGAGGTGGGTttgtgctgggggctgtgagcagcctgggacaggctgagccaGGCATggggggagttttggggtgtctgtgcagggccgATGATCTCTGTGCATCTCTTCCAACTGGGGATATTCCATGGTTCTATTCCACACCCTGTGTGCTTCTaagatccccctgcagcccgTTCAGACTCAGTACTGCCCAGAgcctgagctccagcagcagctccttgtgctgtgtGAGACCAATAGAACCCAAACCCCATCAGTGAGTCCGTGGTTATGATACCTGtgagaggctgagcaggagcagagttaaaggaataaagtagggatttattaaaaaggattcaccttgggcagtacaagagctGCACCCAAAATGGATGATGGGTCATGAGTTTTCAgacttttataagttttgatCCATTTCTgtattggggttaattgtccaattccagctccagattctgcagtcccatcctcccagattctctcctcagtttgctgtttgcactttttgggcctgaagccGTAAAggtggctggaaaaggattgttttgtgtgactgaCTGTGAGGAGAACTCGCTAACGCTTGATACAGAGTTTAGATCATACACCAAAGCAGTGCAGGATCTAGAAAGCATGAAGACAAAGCTGAAGGCATCACTCATGGAGggtccctgcctgtgtcccagGTGCTGGTgacggggagccgggcgctgctgctGCGCTGCTGGCGCTGGAGGGAGCCCAGCTGTGAGCGCAGCTGGCGCGCCGTGCACACCGCGCCCGTGGCCACCATGGCCTTCGACCCCACGGccaccctgctggccacaggtACCCACCTCTGCCACAGATGGcatctcctgctcctggagaagcCAGGAGAGGCTCAGAGCCCCGGTGCTGTGCCCAGTTTGGGGGTCTGGACTTCCCCCTCTCTCCTGCAGAGTTCACTCGCTGTGTCCTTCTCTTCCCAGGTGGCTGTGACAGCACCATTAAGATCTGGGATATGGTCAAACACTACTGCACACACAACCTGAAAGGATCCTCTGGAGTGGTACAGTAAGGACCTGTCCTGCTTGTCAgtccctggctgagctgggataCTGGGATTGATGTGGAATTCTTGAGTTAATGGAACAAGCAGGTCCATTCCAAGCAGGTTCTGGGCTCTTCCTGGGTTTTGGGAGCAGGGTTAAGAGTTTGGTCAGGAATTtccatggaattacagaattgttgggcagggacactttgcACTACCCCA
Encoded here:
- the NDUFB10 gene encoding NADH dehydrogenase [ubiquinone] 1 beta subcomplex subunit 10, which produces MAPRNGLGLIPGGSTLSLCSDRAQIPQRRWGLAHRGYPKAICPQSCATCCGMAVMSRDTLWVPPSRPIPGFWDPLTEEGRSDYNSRRAPGPPPCSAPGPLRGRRHIPVLPPPQGSPPSFSAAAAMPEDHDWEAYKVPPTRTPVSERTTSVPNPVNYFQTAFNYVLDTPVTLVREWIEKWQNKNKFYYYHQKFRRVPDMSECLEGDYLCYYEAEAQWRRDRMVDQQIVEIIRERAAACKQREGPNQFQNCAKEMELLAQVTKAYQDRYGDLGYHGNARTCLMKQKHRMMEERKAQEEQQS
- the RPS2 gene encoding 40S ribosomal protein S2 encodes the protein MADDAGAAGGAGAARGGFRGGFGTGLRGRGRGRGRGRGRGRGARGGKAEDKEWIPVTKLGRLVKDMKIKSLEEIYLFSLPIKESEIIDFFLGSSLKDEVLKIMPVQKQTRAGQRTRFKAFVAIGDYNGHVGLGVKCSKEVATAIRGAIILAKLSIVPVRRGYWGNKIGKPHTVPCKVTGRCGSVLVRLIPAPRGTGIVSAPVPKKLLMMAGIDDCYTSARGCTATLGNFAKATFDAISKTYSYLTPDLWKETVFTKSPYQEFTDHLAKTHTRVSVQRTQAAAVATT